The Thermodesulfovibrio sp. 3462-1 genome contains the following window.
TTGAGATTGAGTTTCAATTGAACAGCCTCCTTTAATCTCATCTGAAGGCTCTATCTGAATGCTTGCTCTGTCAATTTCAAGTTCATCAATTTTTTGAGAGATATAATCATAATCCTCTGGACTAATTTTTATAATGATTTTTTCCTCACTTAAAGGGATGGTTTTCAATGCTTCTTTAACAATTGAAAGAGTTGCTTCTTTATCAAGAGAAATTTTTGTAGCTACAACTTTTTCTGCTATCTGAAAGGCGAGTTTTAAAATCTGTGGCAGAAGAGATTCTATCTGCTTATGTTTAAATTCTCGGAGCTCCTTTATTAAGTTTTTAAAAACTTCCGTAGTTTTTGAAAGTTCATCAGATTTTTCTTTTATCTCCTTTTGGCCTTTGTTAAAACCTTCTTCGTAGCCTTTTTTAACTCCTTCATTAACTCCTTCTTTATAGCCTTTGTTAAAACCTTCTTCGTAGCCTTTTTTTATAATTTCTTCATTAATTTTACTTTCCTGTGGAGTCTTTTTATTTTCATCAAAGGAAAGTGGCACATAGGGTCTAACTTTTCTATGTAACAATTGCCTCTCCTCCTCTTTTGCCAACAACAATTTTGCCTTCTTCTTCAAGTTTTCTTGCAACCCTCACAATGTTCATCTGCGCCTTTTCAACATCGCTGACACGAACAGGTCCTTTTGCTTCCATTTCTTCTTTAAGTATTTCAACTGCTCTCTGAGACATATTCCTGAAAATCTTTTCCTTTAATTCTTCAGAAGCCATTTTAAGAGCAAGGGCAAGGTCATCAGTTGAAATCTCTTTAAGAATTGTTTGAATTCCTCTATCATCAACATATAAAAGATCTTCAAAGGTAAACATAAGCTTTCTTATTTCATCAGCTAAAATTGGATCTTTTTCTTCAATATTTTTAAGAATTA
Protein-coding sequences here:
- a CDS encoding FliH/SctL family protein; translation: MLHRKVRPYVPLSFDENKKTPQESKINEEIIKKGYEEGFNKGYKEGVNEGVKKGYEEGFNKGQKEIKEKSDELSKTTEVFKNLIKELREFKHKQIESLLPQILKLAFQIAEKVVATKISLDKEATLSIVKEALKTIPLSEEKIIIKISPEDYDYISQKIDELEIDRASIQIEPSDEIKGGCSIETQSQHIVSTVEQRLKEIENALNSILSQ